One region of Carya illinoinensis cultivar Pawnee chromosome 8, C.illinoinensisPawnee_v1, whole genome shotgun sequence genomic DNA includes:
- the LOC122318560 gene encoding uncharacterized protein LOC122318560 isoform X2 produces MGSLAPVSYWNPEDDLLLMNAVEAGASLESLAKGAVQFSKRFTVREVQDRWHSLLYDPVISTEASARMIAFDRSATIPMSKFSRSSNSKEIKPIYGKRKAGSVRNCYYALRKRICNVPFNSMNMNFLDAPDNGNFIGNGDEPLSGDPISDNFGLQGSNLDAVFPQNQINSSIATDGTAAAAHSFQPGLQHPGDKDYLIGKANIYEDTRTFGANLHFSRNSSGVEELGRPKQVMAHNLFKSDDLCVEPSSTFDQIDNDPGNICSDFEGNQVFNSLMSECGASFHNLGFSSPVHGMPIWRTVEGIVDPSMAVDVGLREKDIYSGVRFELPNDDDARNATTLGYDGQLDFKLKIETPCDGLKSPTASTEGYLEELSNSLLNFTNEEDLLFMDVYGKDVIDKSYYDGLSSLLLNSPNDASQNHTPCMTEPQASVSQETYLNNPSNACPGELENNKGSLCGDGQGVQDSGTQILSSSLNSNSQFPELSEEFMFCTLNTEDPEIPCNDDFCPQNWLSSSSVSFIANNPTHSTVNDILSSQRTRERGLLPMQREGEKMGEFRSSSASLSIDACRPTMLKEENVEVSPSQLLGHNQMNSFIKRPSLCSDSVKACTQANANSIKWELDVPAPIGDYQSTHSEIVPLDISVPEPVENPLISEQEELPVESDDDVPHYSDMEAMILDMDLEPEDQDLYSSEEVSRYRLVDTKRAIIRLEQGAHCSMQRAIASHGAFAILYGRYSKHYIKKPEVLLGRATEDVIVDIDLGREGRANKISRRQIRGMPFIFEMNGTRVQQYLCEITKNNQT; encoded by the exons GCTGGTGCTTCTTTGGAATCACTTGCTAAAGGTGCAGTGCAATTTTCAAAAAGATTTACTGTTCGAGAAGTGCAAGATCGGTGGCATTCTCTCCTTTATGATCCTGTTATTTCTACAGAAGCTTCTGCCCGCATGATTGCATTTGATCGTTCTGCTACAATTCCTATGTCAAAGTTCAGTAGATCTAGCAACTCCAAAGAAATAAAACCCATCTATGGTAAGAGAAAGGCTGGAAGTGTTCGTAATTGTTATTATGCACTGCGCAAGAGAATTTGCAATGTGCCATTTAACTCCATGAATATGAATTTTCTTGATGCACCTGATAACGGTAATTTCATTGGGAACGGAGATGAGCCTTTATCTGGAGATCCTATCTCAGATAATTTTGGACTCCAAGGATCAAACTTGGATGCTGTTTTTCCTCAAAATCAGATAAATAGTAGCATTGCCACTGATGGTACTGCTGCCGCAGCCCATTCCTTTCAACCAGGACTCCAGCACCCTGGTGATAAAGATTATCTCATTGGGAAAGCTAATATATACGAAGATACTCGTACTTTTGGTGCAAATCTTCATTTTTCCAGGAATAGCTCTGGGGTTGAGGAATTGGGTCGACCAAAACAAGTAATGGCGCACAACCTCTTCAAATCTGATGATTTGTGTGTGGAGCCCTCATCTACATTTGATCAAATTGATAATGATCCTGGAAATATATGCTCTGACTTTGAAGGTAATCAGGTGTTCAATTCACTGATGTCGGAATGTGGTGCATCATTTCACAACTTGGGGTTTTCATCACCAGTTCATGGAATGCCTATATGGAGAACAGTTGAGGGCATTGTAGATCCATCTATGGCAGTTGATGTTGGCCTTAGAGAAAAAGATATTTACTCTGGAGTTAGATTTGAACTTCCCAATGATGATGATGCCAGGAATGCGACAACATTAGGGTATGATGGTCAGTTAGACttcaagttgaaaattgaaacgCCCTGTGATGGTTTGAAGAGTCCGACTGCTAGTACAGAAGGTTATTTGGAAGAATTATCCAATTCTCTTCTGAATTTTACAAATGAGGAAGATCTTTTGTTCATGGATGTTTATGGGAAAGACGTTATTGATAAATCTTACTATGATGGCCTAAGCTCACTCTTGTTGAATTCGCCTAATGATGCAAGTCAAAATCACACACCCTGTATGACTGAACCACAGGCATCAGTATCTCAAGAGACATATCTTAACAATCCATCTAATGCATGTCCAGGAGAGTTAGAGAATAACAAGGGATCTCTGTGTGGTGATGGCCAAGGGGTTCAAGATTCAGGCACCCAAATACTATCGTCTTCGTTAAATTCAAACTCTCAGTTTCCTGAACTGAGTGAGGAATTTATGTTCTGTACATTGAACACTGAGGATCCAGAAATTCCATGCAATGATGATTTTTGCCCACAAAATTGGCTGTCCTCATCATCAGTTTCCTTTATAGCTAATAATCCAACTCATTCAACCGTTAATGATATTTTGAGCAGTCAAAGAACTCGTGAAAGAGGTCTGCTTCCCATGCagagagaaggagaaaaaatGGGAGAATTTCGTTCATCTTCAGCAAGTTTGAGCATTGATGCTTGTCGACCCACAATGCTGAAGGAAGAGAATGTAGAAGTTTCACCCTCACAGCTTCTTGGTCATAACCAAATGAATTCATTCATAAAGAGGCCATCTCTTTGTTCTGATAGCGTGAAAGCCTGTACCCAGGCAAATGCTAATAGCATTAAATGGGAACTAGATGTACCAGCTCCAATTGGAGATTATCAATCAACACATTCTGAGATTGTGCCTCTAGATATTTCTGTGCCTGAACCTGTAGAAAACCCTTTAATATCAGAACAGGAAGAGCTACCTGTTGAGAGTGATGATGATGTACCTCATTATTCAGATATGGAAGCAATG ATACTTGATATGGACTTGGAGCCAGAGGACCAGGATCTGTATTCTAGTGAGGAAG TTTCAAGATATCGGCTTGTGGACACGAAGAGGGCAATTATAAGGCTGGAGCAGGGTGCACATTGTTCCATGCAAAGAGCCATTGCATCTCACGGAGCATTTGCCATTTTATATGGCCGATATTCCAAGCATTATATTAAAAAACCCGAG GTGTTACTTGGTAGAGCAACAGAAGATGTTATTGTTGACATTGACTTGGGCAGGGAAGGGCGCGCCAATAAAATATCTCGTCGGCAG ATTCGGGGAATGCCATTCATATTCGAGATGAACGGAACTCGGGTGCAGCAGTATTTGTGTGAAATCACCAAGAATAACCAAACCTAG
- the LOC122318560 gene encoding uncharacterized protein LOC122318560 isoform X3 → MGSLAPVSYWNPEDDLLLMNAVEAGASLESLAKGAVQFSKRFTVREVQDRWHSLLYDPVISTEASARMIAFDRSATIPMSKFSRSSNSKEIKPIYGKRKAGSVRNCYYALRKRICNVPFNSMNMNFLDAPDNGNFIGNGDEPLSGDPISDNFGLQGSNLDAVFPQNQINSSIATDGTAAAAHSFQPGLQHPGDKDYLIGKANIYEDTRTFGANLHFSRNSSGVEELGRPKQVMAHNLFKSDDLCVEPSSTFDQIDNDPGNICSDFEGNQVFNSLMSECGASFHNLGFSSPVHGMPIWRTVEGIVDPSMAVDVGLREKDIYSGVRFELPNDDDARNATTLGYDGQLDFKLKIETPCDGLKSPTASTEGYLEELSNSLLNFTNEEDLLFMDVYGKDVIDKSYYDGLSSLLLNSPNDASQNHTPCMTEPQASVSQETYLNNPSNACPGELENNKGSLCGDGQGVQDSGTQILSSSLNSNSQFPELSEEFMFCTLNTEDPEIPCNDDFCPQNWLSSSSVSFIANNPTHSTVNDILSSQRTRERGLLPMQREGEKMGEFRSSSASLSIDACRPTMLKEENVEVSPSQLLGHNQMNSFIKRPSLCSDSVKACTQANANSIKWELDVPAPIGDYQSTHSEIVPLDISVPEPVENPLISEQEELPVESDDDVPHYSDMEAMILDMDLEPEDQDLYSSEEVSRYRLVDTKRAIIRLEQGAHCSMQRAIASHGAFAILYGRYSKHYIKKPEVLLGRATEDVIVDIDLGREGRANKISRRQLITRK, encoded by the exons GCTGGTGCTTCTTTGGAATCACTTGCTAAAGGTGCAGTGCAATTTTCAAAAAGATTTACTGTTCGAGAAGTGCAAGATCGGTGGCATTCTCTCCTTTATGATCCTGTTATTTCTACAGAAGCTTCTGCCCGCATGATTGCATTTGATCGTTCTGCTACAATTCCTATGTCAAAGTTCAGTAGATCTAGCAACTCCAAAGAAATAAAACCCATCTATGGTAAGAGAAAGGCTGGAAGTGTTCGTAATTGTTATTATGCACTGCGCAAGAGAATTTGCAATGTGCCATTTAACTCCATGAATATGAATTTTCTTGATGCACCTGATAACGGTAATTTCATTGGGAACGGAGATGAGCCTTTATCTGGAGATCCTATCTCAGATAATTTTGGACTCCAAGGATCAAACTTGGATGCTGTTTTTCCTCAAAATCAGATAAATAGTAGCATTGCCACTGATGGTACTGCTGCCGCAGCCCATTCCTTTCAACCAGGACTCCAGCACCCTGGTGATAAAGATTATCTCATTGGGAAAGCTAATATATACGAAGATACTCGTACTTTTGGTGCAAATCTTCATTTTTCCAGGAATAGCTCTGGGGTTGAGGAATTGGGTCGACCAAAACAAGTAATGGCGCACAACCTCTTCAAATCTGATGATTTGTGTGTGGAGCCCTCATCTACATTTGATCAAATTGATAATGATCCTGGAAATATATGCTCTGACTTTGAAGGTAATCAGGTGTTCAATTCACTGATGTCGGAATGTGGTGCATCATTTCACAACTTGGGGTTTTCATCACCAGTTCATGGAATGCCTATATGGAGAACAGTTGAGGGCATTGTAGATCCATCTATGGCAGTTGATGTTGGCCTTAGAGAAAAAGATATTTACTCTGGAGTTAGATTTGAACTTCCCAATGATGATGATGCCAGGAATGCGACAACATTAGGGTATGATGGTCAGTTAGACttcaagttgaaaattgaaacgCCCTGTGATGGTTTGAAGAGTCCGACTGCTAGTACAGAAGGTTATTTGGAAGAATTATCCAATTCTCTTCTGAATTTTACAAATGAGGAAGATCTTTTGTTCATGGATGTTTATGGGAAAGACGTTATTGATAAATCTTACTATGATGGCCTAAGCTCACTCTTGTTGAATTCGCCTAATGATGCAAGTCAAAATCACACACCCTGTATGACTGAACCACAGGCATCAGTATCTCAAGAGACATATCTTAACAATCCATCTAATGCATGTCCAGGAGAGTTAGAGAATAACAAGGGATCTCTGTGTGGTGATGGCCAAGGGGTTCAAGATTCAGGCACCCAAATACTATCGTCTTCGTTAAATTCAAACTCTCAGTTTCCTGAACTGAGTGAGGAATTTATGTTCTGTACATTGAACACTGAGGATCCAGAAATTCCATGCAATGATGATTTTTGCCCACAAAATTGGCTGTCCTCATCATCAGTTTCCTTTATAGCTAATAATCCAACTCATTCAACCGTTAATGATATTTTGAGCAGTCAAAGAACTCGTGAAAGAGGTCTGCTTCCCATGCagagagaaggagaaaaaatGGGAGAATTTCGTTCATCTTCAGCAAGTTTGAGCATTGATGCTTGTCGACCCACAATGCTGAAGGAAGAGAATGTAGAAGTTTCACCCTCACAGCTTCTTGGTCATAACCAAATGAATTCATTCATAAAGAGGCCATCTCTTTGTTCTGATAGCGTGAAAGCCTGTACCCAGGCAAATGCTAATAGCATTAAATGGGAACTAGATGTACCAGCTCCAATTGGAGATTATCAATCAACACATTCTGAGATTGTGCCTCTAGATATTTCTGTGCCTGAACCTGTAGAAAACCCTTTAATATCAGAACAGGAAGAGCTACCTGTTGAGAGTGATGATGATGTACCTCATTATTCAGATATGGAAGCAATG ATACTTGATATGGACTTGGAGCCAGAGGACCAGGATCTGTATTCTAGTGAGGAAG TTTCAAGATATCGGCTTGTGGACACGAAGAGGGCAATTATAAGGCTGGAGCAGGGTGCACATTGTTCCATGCAAAGAGCCATTGCATCTCACGGAGCATTTGCCATTTTATATGGCCGATATTCCAAGCATTATATTAAAAAACCCGAG GTGTTACTTGGTAGAGCAACAGAAGATGTTATTGTTGACATTGACTTGGGCAGGGAAGGGCGCGCCAATAAAATATCTCGTCGGCAG TTAATAACAAGGAAGTAG
- the LOC122318560 gene encoding uncharacterized protein LOC122318560 isoform X4: MGSLAPVSYWNPEDDLLLMNAVEAGASLESLAKGAVQFSKRFTVREVQDRWHSLLYDPVISTEASARMIAFDRSATIPMSKFSRSSNSKEIKPIYGKRKAGSVRNCYYALRKRICNVPFNSMNMNFLDAPDNGNFIGNGDEPLSGDPISDNFGLQGSNLDAVFPQNQINSSIATDGTAAAAHSFQPGLQHPGDKDYLIGKANIYEDTRTFGANLHFSRNSSGVEELGRPKQVMAHNLFKSDDLCVEPSSTFDQIDNDPGNICSDFEGNQVFNSLMSECGASFHNLGFSSPVHGMPIWRTVEGIVDPSMAVDVGLREKDIYSGVRFELPNDDDARNATTLGYDGQLDFKLKIETPCDGLKSPTASTEGYLEELSNSLLNFTNEEDLLFMDVYGKDVIDKSYYDGLSSLLLNSPNDASQNHTPCMTEPQASVSQETYLNNPSNACPGELENNKGSLCGDGQGVQDSGTQILSSSLNSNSQFPELSEEFMFCTLNTEDPEIPCNDDFCPQNWLSSSSVSFIANNPTHSTVNDILSSQRTRERGLLPMQREGEKMGEFRSSSASLSIDACRPTMLKEENVEVSPSQLLGHNQMNSFIKRPSLCSDSVKACTQANANSIKWELDVPAPIGDYQSTHSEIVPLDISVPEPVENPLISEQEELPVESDDDVPHYSDMEAMILDMDLEPEDQDLYSSEEVSRYRLVDTKRAIIRLEQGAHCSMQRAIASHGAFAILYGRYSKHYIKKPEGYRF, from the exons GCTGGTGCTTCTTTGGAATCACTTGCTAAAGGTGCAGTGCAATTTTCAAAAAGATTTACTGTTCGAGAAGTGCAAGATCGGTGGCATTCTCTCCTTTATGATCCTGTTATTTCTACAGAAGCTTCTGCCCGCATGATTGCATTTGATCGTTCTGCTACAATTCCTATGTCAAAGTTCAGTAGATCTAGCAACTCCAAAGAAATAAAACCCATCTATGGTAAGAGAAAGGCTGGAAGTGTTCGTAATTGTTATTATGCACTGCGCAAGAGAATTTGCAATGTGCCATTTAACTCCATGAATATGAATTTTCTTGATGCACCTGATAACGGTAATTTCATTGGGAACGGAGATGAGCCTTTATCTGGAGATCCTATCTCAGATAATTTTGGACTCCAAGGATCAAACTTGGATGCTGTTTTTCCTCAAAATCAGATAAATAGTAGCATTGCCACTGATGGTACTGCTGCCGCAGCCCATTCCTTTCAACCAGGACTCCAGCACCCTGGTGATAAAGATTATCTCATTGGGAAAGCTAATATATACGAAGATACTCGTACTTTTGGTGCAAATCTTCATTTTTCCAGGAATAGCTCTGGGGTTGAGGAATTGGGTCGACCAAAACAAGTAATGGCGCACAACCTCTTCAAATCTGATGATTTGTGTGTGGAGCCCTCATCTACATTTGATCAAATTGATAATGATCCTGGAAATATATGCTCTGACTTTGAAGGTAATCAGGTGTTCAATTCACTGATGTCGGAATGTGGTGCATCATTTCACAACTTGGGGTTTTCATCACCAGTTCATGGAATGCCTATATGGAGAACAGTTGAGGGCATTGTAGATCCATCTATGGCAGTTGATGTTGGCCTTAGAGAAAAAGATATTTACTCTGGAGTTAGATTTGAACTTCCCAATGATGATGATGCCAGGAATGCGACAACATTAGGGTATGATGGTCAGTTAGACttcaagttgaaaattgaaacgCCCTGTGATGGTTTGAAGAGTCCGACTGCTAGTACAGAAGGTTATTTGGAAGAATTATCCAATTCTCTTCTGAATTTTACAAATGAGGAAGATCTTTTGTTCATGGATGTTTATGGGAAAGACGTTATTGATAAATCTTACTATGATGGCCTAAGCTCACTCTTGTTGAATTCGCCTAATGATGCAAGTCAAAATCACACACCCTGTATGACTGAACCACAGGCATCAGTATCTCAAGAGACATATCTTAACAATCCATCTAATGCATGTCCAGGAGAGTTAGAGAATAACAAGGGATCTCTGTGTGGTGATGGCCAAGGGGTTCAAGATTCAGGCACCCAAATACTATCGTCTTCGTTAAATTCAAACTCTCAGTTTCCTGAACTGAGTGAGGAATTTATGTTCTGTACATTGAACACTGAGGATCCAGAAATTCCATGCAATGATGATTTTTGCCCACAAAATTGGCTGTCCTCATCATCAGTTTCCTTTATAGCTAATAATCCAACTCATTCAACCGTTAATGATATTTTGAGCAGTCAAAGAACTCGTGAAAGAGGTCTGCTTCCCATGCagagagaaggagaaaaaatGGGAGAATTTCGTTCATCTTCAGCAAGTTTGAGCATTGATGCTTGTCGACCCACAATGCTGAAGGAAGAGAATGTAGAAGTTTCACCCTCACAGCTTCTTGGTCATAACCAAATGAATTCATTCATAAAGAGGCCATCTCTTTGTTCTGATAGCGTGAAAGCCTGTACCCAGGCAAATGCTAATAGCATTAAATGGGAACTAGATGTACCAGCTCCAATTGGAGATTATCAATCAACACATTCTGAGATTGTGCCTCTAGATATTTCTGTGCCTGAACCTGTAGAAAACCCTTTAATATCAGAACAGGAAGAGCTACCTGTTGAGAGTGATGATGATGTACCTCATTATTCAGATATGGAAGCAATG ATACTTGATATGGACTTGGAGCCAGAGGACCAGGATCTGTATTCTAGTGAGGAAG TTTCAAGATATCGGCTTGTGGACACGAAGAGGGCAATTATAAGGCTGGAGCAGGGTGCACATTGTTCCATGCAAAGAGCCATTGCATCTCACGGAGCATTTGCCATTTTATATGGCCGATATTCCAAGCATTATATTAAAAAACCCGAG GGATACAGGTTTTGA
- the LOC122318560 gene encoding uncharacterized protein LOC122318560 isoform X1, with translation MGSLAPVSYWNPEDDLLLMNAVEAGASLESLAKGAVQFSKRFTVREVQDRWHSLLYDPVISTEASARMIAFDRSATIPMSKFSRSSNSKEIKPIYGKRKAGSVRNCYYALRKRICNVPFNSMNMNFLDAPDNGNFIGNGDEPLSGDPISDNFGLQGSNLDAVFPQNQINSSIATDGTAAAAHSFQPGLQHPGDKDYLIGKANIYEDTRTFGANLHFSRNSSGVEELGRPKQVMAHNLFKSDDLCVEPSSTFDQIDNDPGNICSDFEGNQVFNSLMSECGASFHNLGFSSPVHGMPIWRTVEGIVDPSMAVDVGLREKDIYSGVRFELPNDDDARNATTLGYDGQLDFKLKIETPCDGLKSPTASTEGYLEELSNSLLNFTNEEDLLFMDVYGKDVIDKSYYDGLSSLLLNSPNDASQNHTPCMTEPQASVSQETYLNNPSNACPGELENNKGSLCGDGQGVQDSGTQILSSSLNSNSQFPELSEEFMFCTLNTEDPEIPCNDDFCPQNWLSSSSVSFIANNPTHSTVNDILSSQRTRERGLLPMQREGEKMGEFRSSSASLSIDACRPTMLKEENVEVSPSQLLGHNQMNSFIKRPSLCSDSVKACTQANANSIKWELDVPAPIGDYQSTHSEIVPLDISVPEPVENPLISEQEELPVESDDDVPHYSDMEAMILDMDLEPEDQDLYSSEEVSRYRLVDTKRAIIRLEQGAHCSMQRAIASHGAFAILYGRYSKHYIKKPEVLLGRATEDVIVDIDLGREGRANKISRRQAIIKMDNGGSFYLTNLGKCSISVNNKEVGPGQSLSLICSCLIEIRGMPFIFEMNGTRVQQYLCEITKNNQT, from the exons GCTGGTGCTTCTTTGGAATCACTTGCTAAAGGTGCAGTGCAATTTTCAAAAAGATTTACTGTTCGAGAAGTGCAAGATCGGTGGCATTCTCTCCTTTATGATCCTGTTATTTCTACAGAAGCTTCTGCCCGCATGATTGCATTTGATCGTTCTGCTACAATTCCTATGTCAAAGTTCAGTAGATCTAGCAACTCCAAAGAAATAAAACCCATCTATGGTAAGAGAAAGGCTGGAAGTGTTCGTAATTGTTATTATGCACTGCGCAAGAGAATTTGCAATGTGCCATTTAACTCCATGAATATGAATTTTCTTGATGCACCTGATAACGGTAATTTCATTGGGAACGGAGATGAGCCTTTATCTGGAGATCCTATCTCAGATAATTTTGGACTCCAAGGATCAAACTTGGATGCTGTTTTTCCTCAAAATCAGATAAATAGTAGCATTGCCACTGATGGTACTGCTGCCGCAGCCCATTCCTTTCAACCAGGACTCCAGCACCCTGGTGATAAAGATTATCTCATTGGGAAAGCTAATATATACGAAGATACTCGTACTTTTGGTGCAAATCTTCATTTTTCCAGGAATAGCTCTGGGGTTGAGGAATTGGGTCGACCAAAACAAGTAATGGCGCACAACCTCTTCAAATCTGATGATTTGTGTGTGGAGCCCTCATCTACATTTGATCAAATTGATAATGATCCTGGAAATATATGCTCTGACTTTGAAGGTAATCAGGTGTTCAATTCACTGATGTCGGAATGTGGTGCATCATTTCACAACTTGGGGTTTTCATCACCAGTTCATGGAATGCCTATATGGAGAACAGTTGAGGGCATTGTAGATCCATCTATGGCAGTTGATGTTGGCCTTAGAGAAAAAGATATTTACTCTGGAGTTAGATTTGAACTTCCCAATGATGATGATGCCAGGAATGCGACAACATTAGGGTATGATGGTCAGTTAGACttcaagttgaaaattgaaacgCCCTGTGATGGTTTGAAGAGTCCGACTGCTAGTACAGAAGGTTATTTGGAAGAATTATCCAATTCTCTTCTGAATTTTACAAATGAGGAAGATCTTTTGTTCATGGATGTTTATGGGAAAGACGTTATTGATAAATCTTACTATGATGGCCTAAGCTCACTCTTGTTGAATTCGCCTAATGATGCAAGTCAAAATCACACACCCTGTATGACTGAACCACAGGCATCAGTATCTCAAGAGACATATCTTAACAATCCATCTAATGCATGTCCAGGAGAGTTAGAGAATAACAAGGGATCTCTGTGTGGTGATGGCCAAGGGGTTCAAGATTCAGGCACCCAAATACTATCGTCTTCGTTAAATTCAAACTCTCAGTTTCCTGAACTGAGTGAGGAATTTATGTTCTGTACATTGAACACTGAGGATCCAGAAATTCCATGCAATGATGATTTTTGCCCACAAAATTGGCTGTCCTCATCATCAGTTTCCTTTATAGCTAATAATCCAACTCATTCAACCGTTAATGATATTTTGAGCAGTCAAAGAACTCGTGAAAGAGGTCTGCTTCCCATGCagagagaaggagaaaaaatGGGAGAATTTCGTTCATCTTCAGCAAGTTTGAGCATTGATGCTTGTCGACCCACAATGCTGAAGGAAGAGAATGTAGAAGTTTCACCCTCACAGCTTCTTGGTCATAACCAAATGAATTCATTCATAAAGAGGCCATCTCTTTGTTCTGATAGCGTGAAAGCCTGTACCCAGGCAAATGCTAATAGCATTAAATGGGAACTAGATGTACCAGCTCCAATTGGAGATTATCAATCAACACATTCTGAGATTGTGCCTCTAGATATTTCTGTGCCTGAACCTGTAGAAAACCCTTTAATATCAGAACAGGAAGAGCTACCTGTTGAGAGTGATGATGATGTACCTCATTATTCAGATATGGAAGCAATG ATACTTGATATGGACTTGGAGCCAGAGGACCAGGATCTGTATTCTAGTGAGGAAG TTTCAAGATATCGGCTTGTGGACACGAAGAGGGCAATTATAAGGCTGGAGCAGGGTGCACATTGTTCCATGCAAAGAGCCATTGCATCTCACGGAGCATTTGCCATTTTATATGGCCGATATTCCAAGCATTATATTAAAAAACCCGAG GTGTTACTTGGTAGAGCAACAGAAGATGTTATTGTTGACATTGACTTGGGCAGGGAAGGGCGCGCCAATAAAATATCTCGTCGGCAG GCTATTATAAAGATGGACAATGGTGGATCATTCTATCTGACAAATCTTGGCAAGTGCTCAATTTCAGTTAATAACAAGGAAGTAGGCCCTGGTCAGAGTCTAAGCCTCATTTGCAGTTGTTTGATTGAG ATTCGGGGAATGCCATTCATATTCGAGATGAACGGAACTCGGGTGCAGCAGTATTTGTGTGAAATCACCAAGAATAACCAAACCTAG